In a genomic window of Pontibacter liquoris:
- the nuoF gene encoding NADH-quinone oxidoreductase subunit NuoF: MGLKILTEHINVPGIETLEVYRKQGGYRSVEKALKTMTPDEVVEEVKTSGLRGRGGAGFPTGMKWSFLAKPEGIPRYLVCNADESEPGTFKDRWFMEHNPHALIEGMITSSYALGANTSYIYIRGELMFVLRILEKAIAEAYAAGLLGKNILGSGYSLDLHVAPGGGAYICGEETALLESLEGKRGNPRNKPPFPAVKGLFQSPTVVNNVETICAVPWIVNNTGAEYAKIGIGRSTGTKLISASGNINNPGVFEIELGVPVEEFIYSDQYCGGIWKGKQLKAVVPGGSSVPILPANLILKTAAGEDRLMTYESLADGGFVTGSMMGSGAFIVFDEDQCIVRNTWNYARFYHHESCGQCSPCREGTGWMEKVLHRIEYGHGHQQDIDLLVSVAKQIEGNTICPLGDAAAWPVAAAIRHFRDEFEWHIKHPKEATLPGAVYRGQLAEIVA, from the coding sequence ATGGGACTTAAAATACTAACCGAACATATCAACGTACCCGGCATCGAAACGCTGGAAGTATACCGTAAGCAGGGCGGCTACCGCTCGGTAGAGAAAGCCCTGAAAACGATGACTCCGGATGAGGTGGTGGAAGAGGTAAAAACCTCCGGCCTGCGTGGTCGTGGGGGCGCCGGCTTCCCGACAGGTATGAAATGGAGCTTTTTGGCTAAGCCCGAAGGTATTCCGCGCTACCTCGTTTGCAATGCCGACGAGTCGGAGCCGGGCACCTTTAAGGACCGCTGGTTTATGGAGCACAACCCGCACGCGCTAATCGAAGGAATGATCACCTCGAGCTATGCGCTGGGAGCCAACACCTCCTATATCTACATCCGCGGCGAGCTTATGTTTGTGCTGCGCATACTTGAAAAAGCGATTGCGGAAGCATACGCAGCCGGTCTACTGGGCAAAAACATACTGGGCTCCGGCTATAGCCTGGACCTGCATGTTGCGCCCGGAGGGGGCGCCTACATTTGCGGCGAGGAAACAGCCCTGCTGGAATCGTTGGAGGGCAAACGCGGCAACCCGCGCAACAAGCCGCCGTTCCCGGCAGTGAAAGGTTTGTTCCAGAGCCCTACGGTGGTAAACAACGTGGAAACGATCTGCGCGGTGCCGTGGATCGTGAACAACACCGGCGCCGAGTATGCCAAAATAGGCATTGGCCGCAGCACGGGCACTAAACTGATCTCGGCCAGCGGTAACATCAACAACCCGGGCGTATTTGAGATCGAGTTGGGCGTGCCGGTAGAAGAATTTATCTACTCAGACCAGTACTGCGGTGGCATCTGGAAGGGCAAGCAGCTGAAGGCCGTGGTGCCGGGAGGTTCTTCCGTTCCGATCCTGCCTGCGAACCTTATACTGAAGACCGCTGCCGGCGAAGACCGCCTGATGACGTACGAATCGCTGGCTGACGGCGGTTTTGTGACAGGCTCTATGATGGGCTCGGGCGCGTTTATCGTGTTTGATGAGGACCAGTGCATTGTGCGTAACACGTGGAACTATGCCCGCTTCTATCATCATGAGTCGTGTGGCCAGTGTAGCCCATGCCGTGAGGGTACCGGCTGGATGGAGAAAGTGCTGCACCGCATCGAGTATGGCCACGGCCATCAGCAGGACATCGACCTGCTGGTAAGCGTAGCCAAGCAGATTGAGGGTAACACGATCTGTCCGCTGGGCGATGCGGCCGCATGGCCGGTAGCGGCTGCTATCCGCCACTTCCGCGACGAATTCGAGTGGCACATCAAGCACCCGAAAGAGGCAACTTTACCGGGCGCAGTTTACCGTGGCCAGCTGGCGGAAATTGTAGCCTAA
- a CDS encoding DUF6929 family protein, producing the protein MAILFSAASLAGCQQKSTPVSSLPAEDMEAVIQKKVFYQDLPSGSGIEAAGTGFYVVGDDSPYLYLLDASYTIVEKTALFDTTSFASGRIPKLEKADLESMAHFRYKDADYLLLLGSGSAATRNKAFIVKQSAPAEQVRALDISPFYTFLQKILARHSSEVLNIEGLAADDAHFYLLQRRLAPGVNTIFRFDKTKLLEYLMEGRALPDAATFYIRLPQLGPYEAGFSGACIYDDKLFFSASIEQSLNPVDDGDVLGSFIGFIPLYTLGRAGNATEPLSVTALPLHHADGSLYTGKAESVVVQEKDENGGYKALLVSDDDLGHTELLEVTLQPKTKVKE; encoded by the coding sequence ATGGCTATACTCTTCTCTGCGGCTTCGCTGGCAGGCTGCCAGCAAAAATCAACGCCCGTTTCTTCTCTCCCCGCGGAGGATATGGAAGCGGTGATACAGAAAAAGGTCTTCTACCAGGATCTGCCTTCCGGTTCAGGCATCGAGGCAGCCGGAACGGGTTTTTATGTGGTGGGCGATGACTCGCCTTATTTATACTTGCTGGATGCCAGCTATACGATTGTGGAGAAAACCGCCTTGTTCGATACGACCAGCTTTGCCAGCGGCCGCATCCCCAAGCTGGAAAAGGCAGACCTGGAAAGTATGGCCCACTTCCGCTACAAAGACGCCGATTACCTGCTGCTGCTGGGGTCGGGTTCTGCGGCCACGCGCAACAAGGCGTTTATCGTAAAGCAATCTGCCCCGGCGGAGCAAGTACGGGCCCTGGATATCAGTCCTTTTTATACTTTCCTGCAAAAGATACTGGCCCGCCATAGCAGCGAAGTGCTCAACATTGAAGGCCTGGCTGCCGACGATGCGCATTTTTACCTCTTGCAGCGCCGGCTGGCTCCTGGCGTAAACACCATTTTCCGATTCGACAAAACAAAATTGCTCGAGTACCTGATGGAAGGGCGCGCGTTGCCCGATGCAGCGACCTTCTACATCCGTCTGCCGCAGCTAGGGCCTTATGAGGCCGGCTTTTCGGGTGCCTGTATCTACGATGACAAGCTGTTCTTTTCCGCTTCTATTGAGCAGTCGCTTAACCCGGTGGATGACGGGGACGTGCTAGGCAGTTTTATCGGTTTTATCCCGCTTTATACTTTAGGAAGAGCCGGCAATGCCACCGAACCCCTTTCGGTTACAGCCTTGCCGCTCCACCATGCCGACGGCTCGCTGTATACCGGCAAAGCAGAATCGGTGGTAGTGCAGGAAAAAGACGAGAACGGCGGCTATAAAGCCCTGCTGGTGTCTGATGATGATCTGGGCCACACTGAACTACTGGAGGTAACGCTGCAACCGAAGACTAAAGTGAAGGAATAA
- a CDS encoding NuoI/complex I 23 kDa subunit family protein, with protein sequence MEPLSNRRKQLEKKEMTFAERAYLPAIAQGLGITIKHFFKKKATVQYPEQTRERSDVWRGLHVLKRDENGAERCTACGLCAVACPAEAITMTAGERVKGEEHLYREEKYAVTYEVNMLRCIFCGLCEEACPKAAIFLQDDKLAPARYERDEFIYGKDRLVEPLKTTETK encoded by the coding sequence ATGGAACCACTATCTAATAGAAGAAAGCAACTGGAGAAGAAGGAGATGACGTTCGCGGAGCGCGCGTACCTGCCTGCTATTGCCCAGGGGCTTGGCATTACCATAAAACACTTCTTCAAGAAAAAAGCAACGGTACAGTACCCTGAGCAAACACGCGAGCGCAGCGATGTATGGCGTGGCCTGCACGTGCTGAAGCGCGATGAGAATGGCGCCGAGCGTTGCACCGCCTGCGGCCTTTGTGCCGTGGCCTGCCCTGCCGAAGCCATTACCATGACGGCCGGCGAGCGCGTGAAAGGCGAAGAGCACCTGTACCGCGAAGAGAAGTATGCGGTGACATACGAGGTGAACATGCTGCGCTGCATCTTTTGCGGCCTTTGTGAAGAAGCCTGCCCGAAAGCTGCCATTTTCTTACAAGACGATAAACTTGCGCCGGCCCGTTACGAGCGCGACGAGTTCATTTATGGCAAAGACCGCCTGGTAGAGCCTCTGAAAACCACTGAAACAAAATAA
- the nuoH gene encoding NADH-quinone oxidoreductase subunit NuoH, giving the protein MESVDLLYKGIYILVIFGITLLIATYSTYFERKIAAFIQDRVGPNRAGPAGLMQPLADAGKLFFKEDFIPAKANKALFIIGPGIAMLVATMSSAVIPFGDMLLIGGREIYLQAIEVNIGVLYVFGVVSLGVYGLMIGGWASNNKFSLLGAIRAASQNISYELAMGLTLIAVLMLSGSLSLREIAEQQHGFNWNIWYQPLGFIIFLVCSFAETNRTPFDLPESEAELIGGYHTEYGSMKLGMYLFAEYINIFVASAVMSTLYFGAYNFPFMDNLRQAFTDPVLGNNVVTLVGVAAMFTKIFLFIFFFMWVRWTLPRFRYDQLMKLGWQILIPLAILNIILTGGGVLLKDYLF; this is encoded by the coding sequence ATGGAGTCAGTAGACCTACTATACAAAGGGATTTACATTCTGGTGATTTTCGGTATCACACTGCTGATAGCGACGTACTCTACCTACTTTGAGCGTAAAATAGCCGCCTTTATCCAGGACCGCGTAGGCCCGAACCGCGCCGGCCCTGCCGGTTTGATGCAGCCGCTGGCTGATGCCGGCAAGCTGTTCTTTAAAGAGGACTTTATCCCAGCCAAAGCAAACAAGGCGCTGTTCATCATCGGGCCCGGCATTGCCATGCTGGTAGCGACTATGTCGAGCGCAGTGATTCCATTTGGCGACATGCTGCTGATCGGTGGCCGCGAAATATACCTGCAGGCCATAGAAGTAAACATTGGCGTGTTGTATGTGTTTGGCGTCGTGTCGCTGGGCGTTTATGGCCTGATGATCGGGGGCTGGGCTTCGAACAACAAATTCTCGCTGCTGGGCGCTATCCGGGCGGCATCGCAGAACATCAGCTACGAACTGGCCATGGGCCTTACGCTGATTGCAGTGCTGATGCTGAGCGGCTCGCTGTCGTTGCGTGAAATAGCAGAACAGCAGCACGGTTTTAACTGGAACATCTGGTACCAGCCGCTGGGCTTCATTATTTTCCTGGTGTGCTCCTTTGCCGAAACAAACCGTACGCCGTTCGACTTACCGGAATCGGAGGCCGAACTGATCGGTGGCTACCATACCGAGTATGGCTCCATGAAACTGGGCATGTACCTGTTTGCTGAGTATATCAACATCTTTGTAGCTTCAGCTGTGATGTCGACGCTATACTTTGGCGCTTACAACTTCCCGTTCATGGACAACCTGCGCCAGGCCTTTACGGACCCGGTACTGGGCAACAACGTGGTAACGCTGGTAGGCGTAGCCGCAATGTTTACCAAGATATTCCTGTTCATTTTCTTCTTCATGTGGGTTCGCTGGACGCTTCCGCGTTTCCGCTACGACCAACTCATGAAGCTGGGCTGGCAGATCCTTATCCCGCTAGCTATCCTGAACATTATCCTGACAGGCGGCGGGGTTCTGCTAAAAGATTACTTATTTTAA
- a CDS encoding NADH-quinone oxidoreductase subunit J family protein, with protein sequence MESLFFFLASLTLLCALMVVISKNPVHSVLFLIITFFTISGHYILLNAQFLAAVNIIVYAGAIMVLFLFVIMFLNMNKHSDTAVKASTLSKFAGTIAGGLLFVVMFAALKDTTVAGYDADTFTSQTGMVENLGAVLFTQYLLPFELASVLFLVAMVGAVMLGKREVGERHF encoded by the coding sequence ATGGAGAGTCTTTTTTTCTTTCTTGCTTCCCTTACGCTGCTGTGCGCCCTGATGGTGGTAATTTCCAAAAACCCGGTGCATAGCGTGCTGTTCCTGATCATTACGTTCTTTACCATCTCGGGCCATTATATTCTGCTGAATGCGCAGTTCCTGGCGGCCGTGAACATCATCGTATATGCCGGCGCCATTATGGTGCTTTTCCTGTTCGTGATCATGTTCCTGAACATGAATAAGCATTCGGATACTGCTGTAAAAGCTTCTACGCTGAGCAAGTTTGCCGGTACTATTGCTGGTGGCCTGCTTTTCGTGGTGATGTTCGCAGCGTTAAAAGACACAACCGTAGCGGGCTACGATGCCGACACCTTTACCTCGCAGACAGGTATGGTGGAGAACCTGGGCGCCGTGCTGTTTACCCAATACCTGCTGCCTTTTGAGCTGGCCTCGGTGCTGTTCCTGGTAGCCATGGTGGGTGCCGTTATGCTGGGCAAGAGAGAAGTAGGCGAACGCCACTTCTAA
- the nuoK gene encoding NADH-quinone oxidoreductase subunit NuoK — protein MNQIPDIIRTIPLNYYLYFSTALFAIGVIGVLTRRNAIVIFMCVELMLNAVNLLLTAIASYRADSSGQVFVFFIMAVAAAEVCVGLAIIVMTYRNTRSTDVQLLNELKW, from the coding sequence ATGAACCAGATACCTGATATTATCAGAACTATTCCGCTTAACTACTATTTATACTTCAGCACGGCCCTGTTTGCTATCGGGGTGATCGGCGTATTGACCCGCCGCAATGCGATCGTCATTTTTATGTGTGTGGAGCTGATGCTCAACGCCGTAAACCTGCTGCTTACCGCCATTGCCTCTTACCGCGCTGATTCCAGCGGACAGGTATTCGTTTTCTTTATCATGGCTGTGGCGGCCGCTGAAGTATGTGTGGGGCTGGCCATTATCGTGATGACCTACCGCAATACACGCTCCACTGACGTGCAGCTGCTGAACGAACTCAAATGGTAG
- a CDS encoding 2Fe-2S iron-sulfur cluster-binding protein has translation MAKVTIDGIEIEVEDGTTILQAARKIGGKVVPPAMCYYGPLKGSGGKCRVCLVKVTQGSAKDTRPMPKLVASCITQVQDGMVVENTTNEEVLNARKGIVEMLLINHPLDCPICDQAGECNLQDLSYEHGVSATRYEEERRTFNKVDLGPYIQLHMTRCILCYRCVYTADQLTPERVHGVLGRGDAAEIGTYIENIVDNEFSGNVIDVCPVGALTDKTWRFKNRVWFTKPLDAHRDCPTCSGKVTLWTRGDAVLRVTARKDQYNEVEEFICNTCRFDKKEVSDWTIEGPRHIDRHSVISANHYELPVINVPIVPNLPVSTKKSLPQE, from the coding sequence ATGGCTAAAGTAACGATAGACGGCATCGAGATAGAGGTAGAAGATGGAACTACCATCCTGCAGGCCGCTAGAAAAATAGGAGGCAAAGTAGTGCCGCCCGCCATGTGTTATTACGGACCGCTGAAAGGCAGCGGTGGCAAATGCCGCGTGTGCCTGGTAAAAGTAACACAGGGCTCTGCCAAAGACACCCGCCCTATGCCCAAGCTGGTTGCCTCGTGCATCACGCAGGTGCAGGACGGCATGGTAGTGGAGAACACCACCAACGAAGAAGTGCTCAACGCCCGCAAAGGCATCGTGGAAATGCTACTCATCAACCACCCCCTGGATTGCCCTATCTGCGACCAGGCCGGCGAGTGCAACCTGCAGGACCTCTCCTACGAGCATGGCGTGAGCGCCACCCGCTACGAGGAAGAGCGCCGCACCTTTAACAAAGTGGATCTGGGCCCATACATCCAGCTGCACATGACGCGCTGCATCCTGTGCTACCGCTGCGTGTATACCGCCGACCAACTGACGCCTGAGCGTGTGCATGGTGTGCTGGGTCGTGGCGATGCGGCCGAGATAGGAACATATATCGAGAACATTGTGGATAACGAGTTCTCCGGCAACGTGATTGATGTGTGTCCGGTGGGCGCGCTGACAGACAAAACCTGGCGCTTTAAAAACCGCGTATGGTTCACAAAGCCGCTGGATGCGCACCGCGACTGCCCGACCTGCTCTGGTAAAGTAACGCTCTGGACACGCGGCGATGCCGTACTTCGGGTAACAGCCCGCAAGGACCAGTACAACGAGGTGGAAGAGTTTATCTGTAACACCTGCCGCTTTGATAAAAAGGAGGTAAGCGACTGGACCATCGAAGGTCCGCGCCACATCGACCGGCATTCGGTTATCTCGGCTAACCATTACGAGCTGCCGGTGATCAACGTACCGATCGTACCTAATTTACCAGTATCTACCAAGAAAAGCCTGCCGCAGGAATAA